The Sulfurihydrogenibium sp. YO3AOP1 genome has a window encoding:
- a CDS encoding helicase-related protein has protein sequence MSTFITNHGNKDLKRRLQELIEISRELKFLVGFFYFSGIKEFYETLKNLYDEGKLSQEHIKILVGLSVDKDNYGLYEVATKLKSKDEYFQALINSVKIAFTSQELDNEDIHEQVNFFVKLLEEKIIVIRKTREPNHSKLYLFKTKEISAPHLFITGSSNLTRAGLVIQNEFNVEIKDYGFEEAEKYFDDLWKDSIALSEDDVKKLINTIRNETGLKDVDPFSAYVYLLKTYIDTHKTKDINKDLIDLMTKRGYKTYSYQIEAVSQAIANCKSHGGTILADVVGLGKTVVACMVAKALGKRGIAIAPPHLIGPDDKSTGWKKYLEDFELYGWETFSVGKLDKALEFVREHDSIEVVIVDEAHRFRNENTLSYHYLKEICRGKTVLLLTATPFNNRPSDIFALLKLFTIPKKSTIVFDEDLKSKFEEYENLFNKLSYIKNHHGSPNKKKRERALNYYKEIFGKNNVVVEIDKVKTETKELARHIRSILEPVVIRRNRLDLKHYKEKIDLPEVKDPIEWFYKLTKEQSEFYDEVISAFKEEELGGRFKGAIYIPIKYEKGIKDDDEPKLKEEESFLLTYQRNLYDFMRRLLVKRFESSFGSFYESIKRFKSIHETALDFIEKTNKFILDRKLMEDLTEKDPDEILKELEKYEQNLKEQKTNAEYYKVYDLSKFKQKDKFIKDIQNDIKLFDEFLQKMEELKLTQNDPKVDELVEGVEKFLKEGRKVVIFTEYTDTAKHLDEILKKHFKNKVLVAYGSIGKTTFEEIAKNFDAQYKHQEDKYKILLTTDKLSEGYNLNRAGAVINYDIPWNPVRVIQRVGRINRIGKKVYDEIYIVNFFPTEQGADIVRSRQIAQTKMFMIHSILGEDAKIFDPSEEPEASKLYKRLNEYREDEEESFFTKVRDELSQIEESYPEVIKEIQNMPHRVKTAKQSDKNELMVFIRKGKDLFVGYKDYAERQPKTVSFEEVYEKIKATPETERLKISKDFWTNYKMVFDKKAYIKRKPKPRATEEKAFNLLNDLKNRDIGELRSFVLALIKDIEEYSSLSEYILQRIIKIEKHLDNIEKVKKELEEIKKEIGEDFIERVESQLKLLDLENQEVIMAVENQKFTDEM, from the coding sequence TTGAGCACATTTATAACCAATCATGGAAACAAAGACCTTAAAAGAAGACTGCAGGAACTTATAGAAATCAGCAGAGAGCTAAAATTTCTCGTTGGGTTCTTTTATTTCTCAGGAATAAAAGAATTCTATGAAACTTTAAAAAATCTCTACGACGAAGGCAAGCTTTCACAGGAGCATATAAAAATCTTAGTTGGATTAAGTGTAGACAAAGACAACTATGGACTCTATGAAGTAGCAACAAAGCTTAAAAGTAAAGACGAGTATTTTCAAGCTTTAATAAACTCTGTAAAGATAGCTTTTACAAGCCAAGAGCTAGATAATGAAGATATACACGAGCAAGTTAATTTTTTTGTAAAACTTTTAGAAGAAAAAATAATAGTCATAAGAAAGACTAGGGAGCCGAATCATTCAAAGCTTTATCTATTTAAAACAAAAGAAATATCAGCACCACATCTTTTTATAACAGGTAGCAGCAACCTAACAAGAGCAGGACTTGTAATCCAAAATGAGTTTAACGTTGAGATAAAAGACTATGGATTTGAAGAAGCAGAAAAGTATTTTGATGATTTATGGAAAGATTCAATAGCATTGTCAGAAGATGATGTGAAAAAGTTAATTAATACTATTAGAAATGAGACTGGGTTAAAAGATGTAGACCCATTTTCAGCTTATGTTTATCTACTAAAAACATACATTGATACTCATAAGACAAAAGACATAAATAAAGACCTTATAGACCTTATGACGAAAAGAGGTTATAAAACATACTCTTATCAGATAGAAGCTGTTTCTCAGGCTATTGCAAACTGTAAATCTCACGGTGGAACGATTTTAGCCGATGTTGTAGGTCTTGGAAAAACCGTTGTTGCATGCATGGTAGCAAAGGCATTAGGAAAAAGAGGTATAGCCATAGCACCACCTCATCTTATTGGACCTGATGACAAATCTACAGGATGGAAAAAGTATTTAGAAGATTTTGAGCTGTATGGCTGGGAAACTTTCTCCGTTGGAAAGTTAGATAAAGCCTTAGAGTTTGTCAGAGAGCATGATAGCATAGAAGTTGTAATAGTTGACGAAGCACACAGATTTAGGAATGAAAATACTCTTAGCTATCATTATCTTAAAGAGATATGCAGAGGGAAAACAGTACTACTTCTAACAGCAACACCTTTTAACAACAGACCTTCTGACATTTTCGCACTTTTAAAACTCTTTACCATACCAAAAAAATCAACCATTGTATTTGACGAAGACCTTAAATCTAAATTTGAAGAGTACGAAAACCTTTTTAATAAACTTTCTTACATAAAAAACCATCATGGCTCTCCAAACAAGAAAAAAAGAGAAAGAGCTTTAAACTACTATAAAGAAATTTTTGGTAAAAATAATGTAGTGGTAGAAATAGACAAAGTAAAAACAGAGACTAAGGAATTAGCAAGACATATAAGGTCAATACTTGAACCGGTAGTAATAAGGAGAAATAGGCTTGATTTAAAGCATTACAAAGAAAAGATTGACCTGCCAGAAGTTAAAGACCCAATAGAGTGGTTCTATAAGCTTACAAAAGAGCAGTCAGAATTTTATGATGAAGTAATATCAGCTTTTAAAGAGGAAGAGCTGGGAGGAAGGTTCAAAGGTGCAATCTATATTCCAATTAAATATGAAAAAGGCATTAAAGATGACGATGAGCCAAAGTTAAAAGAAGAAGAAAGCTTTCTACTTACATATCAAAGAAACCTTTATGACTTTATGAGAAGGCTTTTAGTTAAAAGATTTGAAAGTAGCTTTGGCTCATTCTATGAAAGTATAAAAAGATTTAAAAGCATTCATGAAACAGCTTTAGATTTTATTGAAAAAACAAATAAGTTTATCCTTGATAGAAAACTAATGGAAGATTTAACAGAAAAAGACCCGGATGAGATTTTAAAAGAGCTTGAAAAATATGAGCAAAATTTAAAAGAGCAAAAGACAAACGCTGAATATTACAAAGTTTACGACTTAAGTAAGTTTAAACAAAAAGACAAATTTATAAAAGACATACAAAACGACATAAAGCTGTTTGATGAGTTTTTACAGAAGATGGAAGAATTAAAACTTACGCAAAACGACCCAAAGGTAGATGAGCTTGTAGAAGGTGTTGAAAAGTTTTTAAAAGAAGGTAGAAAAGTTGTCATATTTACAGAATATACAGATACTGCAAAACATTTAGATGAAATACTTAAAAAACATTTTAAAAATAAAGTCTTAGTAGCCTATGGAAGCATAGGAAAAACAACCTTTGAAGAGATAGCAAAAAATTTTGATGCACAGTATAAACATCAAGAAGATAAATATAAAATCCTGCTTACGACGGATAAACTTTCTGAAGGATACAACCTAAACAGAGCAGGAGCGGTTATAAACTACGATATACCGTGGAATCCTGTTAGAGTTATACAAAGAGTTGGAAGAATAAACAGGATAGGCAAAAAAGTATATGATGAGATATACATAGTAAACTTCTTCCCAACAGAACAAGGAGCCGATATAGTAAGGTCAAGACAGATAGCCCAAACAAAGATGTTTATGATTCATAGCATACTTGGAGAAGATGCTAAAATCTTTGACCCATCAGAAGAGCCAGAAGCATCAAAACTCTACAAGAGATTAAACGAATACAGAGAAGATGAAGAAGAAAGCTTCTTTACAAAAGTTAGAGATGAGCTTAGTCAGATAGAAGAAAGCTATCCGGAGGTTATAAAAGAAATACAAAACATGCCTCATAGAGTAAAAACCGCTAAGCAGTCTGACAAAAACGAGCTTATGGTCTTTATAAGAAAAGGCAAAGACTTATTTGTAGGCTATAAAGATTATGCAGAAAGACAACCAAAAACAGTAAGCTTTGAAGAAGTTTATGAGAAGATAAAAGCTACTCCGGAGACAGAAAGATTAAAGATATCAAAGGATTTTTGGACTAATTACAAAATGGTTTTTGATAAAAAAGCATACATAAAAAGAAAACCTAAACCAAGAGCCACAGAAGAAAAAGCTTTTAACCTATTAAACGATTTGAAAAATAGAGACATTGGAGAGTTAAGGTCCTTTGTTTTAGCTTTAATTAAAGATATTGAGGAGTATTCAAGCCTTTCAGAGTATATCTTGCAAAGAATAATCAAGATTGAAAAGCATCTTGATAACATAGAAAAAGTAAAAAAAGAGTTAGAAGAGATTAAAAAAGAGATTGGAGAAGATTTTATAGAGAGAGTAGAAAGTCAGTTAAAATTGTTAGATTTAGAAAATCAAGAAGTTATTATGGCAGTAGAAAATCAGAAGTTTACAGATGAGATGTAG
- the fabG gene encoding 3-oxoacyl-[acyl-carrier-protein] reductase yields the protein MLNFAGKNALITGSTRGIGKAIAVEFAKLGANVIITGRDRKSAEVLANNIEKEYNVKAFGIDLDLAGDVSKSFEEINSFTQGKIDILVNNAGITKDTLFIRMKEEDWNSVINVNLNGTFKITQQVVKLMIKQRYGRIINISSIIGFIGNIGQANYAATKAGLIGFTKSLAKELASRNITVNAVAPGFIETDMTAELPEDIKAQYLKQIPLSRFGKPEDVANVVLFLASDLASYITGEIIHVNGGMY from the coding sequence ATGCTAAATTTTGCTGGTAAAAATGCACTTATAACAGGCTCTACAAGAGGTATTGGTAAAGCAATTGCAGTAGAATTTGCAAAGCTTGGAGCCAATGTAATCATTACTGGTAGAGATAGAAAATCAGCTGAAGTTTTAGCAAATAATATTGAAAAAGAATATAACGTTAAAGCATTTGGAATAGATTTAGATTTGGCCGGAGATGTTTCAAAAAGCTTCGAAGAGATAAACAGCTTTACACAAGGAAAAATTGATATACTTGTTAACAACGCAGGAATTACAAAAGATACACTTTTCATCAGAATGAAAGAAGAAGATTGGAACAGCGTTATCAATGTAAATCTAAACGGTACGTTTAAAATTACTCAACAAGTTGTAAAACTAATGATTAAACAAAGATACGGAAGGATTATAAATATAAGCTCTATTATTGGTTTTATTGGAAATATAGGACAGGCAAACTACGCAGCCACAAAAGCTGGATTGATAGGATTTACAAAATCCTTAGCAAAAGAACTTGCATCAAGAAATATTACCGTTAACGCAGTTGCCCCCGGCTTTATAGAAACTGATATGACCGCAGAGCTGCCGGAAGATATTAAAGCTCAGTATCTTAAACAGATACCTTTAAGCAGATTTGGAAAGCCAGAAGACGTTGCAAACGTTGTGTTATTTTTAGCATCTGATTTGGCAAGTTATATAACCGGTGAAATTATTCACGTAAACGGTGGAATGTATTAA
- the acpP gene encoding acyl carrier protein: MSVEQRVKEIIADQLGVEMEKITPEARFVDDLGADSLDVVELIMAFEEEFGVEIPDEDAEKIATVKDVLDYIKSKQG, translated from the coding sequence ATGTCAGTTGAGCAAAGAGTAAAAGAGATTATAGCAGACCAACTCGGTGTTGAGATGGAAAAAATCACACCTGAAGCAAGATTTGTAGATGATTTAGGGGCAGATTCCTTAGACGTAGTTGAGTTAATCATGGCTTTTGAAGAAGAGTTTGGCGTTGAAATACCCGATGAAGACGCTGAAAAAATTGCAACTGTTAAAGATGTTTTAGACTATATTAAATCAAAACAAGGGTAA
- the fabF gene encoding beta-ketoacyl-ACP synthase II codes for MRRVVVTGLGAVTPIGNNVKDFWSNLVSGVSGIDVIKRFDPVAIGLPVIIAGEVKNLNPEQFLDSKELKRMSDFVKFAVIAAKEAIQDSGLELDKIDLTKAGVIVGTGIGGLRDIEEQQKVVMEKGVRRVSPFFIPSGISNMAAGYISIEFGFKGPNSCVVTACATGTHSIGDAFKIIQRGDADIMIAGGTESAITPLGIAGFANMKALSTRNDEPQKASRPFDLERDGFVMGEGAGIVVLEELEHAKKRGAKIYAEVVGYGLTGDAYHITAPCADADGAKRVITMALNDARINPDEVDYINAHGTSTPLNDKIETLAIKEVFKDHAYKLKVSSNKSMIGHLLGAAGAVEAVATVLTIKNGIIPPTINYEHPDPECDLDYVPNKAIEYSVKVAISNSFGFGGTNACLAFKAFED; via the coding sequence ATGAGAAGAGTCGTCGTTACTGGTTTAGGGGCTGTAACACCAATAGGTAATAACGTAAAAGACTTTTGGTCAAATCTTGTTTCGGGCGTTAGCGGTATAGACGTAATCAAAAGATTTGACCCAGTTGCTATAGGATTACCTGTAATCATAGCCGGGGAAGTTAAAAATCTCAATCCAGAGCAGTTTTTAGATTCCAAGGAACTAAAAAGAATGAGTGATTTTGTTAAGTTTGCTGTAATAGCAGCAAAAGAAGCAATACAAGACTCTGGATTAGAACTTGACAAGATTGACTTAACAAAGGCTGGTGTTATAGTCGGAACCGGTATCGGCGGCTTGAGGGACATTGAAGAACAACAGAAGGTAGTAATGGAAAAAGGAGTAAGGAGAGTTTCTCCTTTCTTTATCCCTTCTGGAATCTCTAACATGGCAGCAGGCTATATATCCATAGAGTTTGGGTTTAAAGGTCCCAACTCTTGTGTTGTAACAGCATGTGCAACAGGAACACATTCCATTGGTGATGCATTTAAAATAATTCAAAGAGGCGATGCAGACATTATGATAGCAGGCGGAACAGAATCTGCTATTACACCACTTGGAATTGCTGGATTTGCTAACATGAAAGCTTTATCAACAAGAAACGATGAGCCTCAAAAAGCATCAAGACCATTTGATTTAGAAAGAGATGGCTTTGTAATGGGTGAAGGTGCCGGTATAGTGGTTTTAGAAGAGTTAGAACATGCAAAGAAAAGAGGAGCTAAAATTTATGCAGAAGTTGTAGGATATGGATTAACAGGTGATGCTTACCATATCACAGCTCCATGTGCCGATGCAGACGGTGCAAAAAGAGTTATAACAATGGCTCTAAACGATGCAAGAATCAACCCAGATGAGGTTGATTATATTAATGCTCATGGAACATCTACTCCATTAAACGACAAAATAGAAACATTGGCGATAAAAGAAGTGTTTAAAGACCACGCATACAAACTAAAAGTTAGCTCAAATAAATCAATGATAGGACATCTTCTTGGTGCAGCAGGCGCAGTCGAAGCAGTTGCAACCGTTTTAACTATCAAAAATGGAATTATTCCACCAACAATAAACTACGAACATCCGGACCCTGAATGTGATTTAGATTATGTACCAAACAAAGCGATAGAATATTCTGTAAAAGTTGCAATATCTAACTCATTTGGATTCGGTGGAACCAATGCCTGCTTAGCATTTAAGGCTTTTGAAGATTAA
- the rnc gene encoding ribonuclease III yields MEERNLSADNYESVGEFKDKVKQLEQIIGYTFKDKSLLLAAITHRSFVAEYHKKIPDYEVLEFLGDAVISLIISEILIKQFPHAREGELSQYRSAIVSEAYLSKLARNIYFQDFVLISKGEKSQKGAERESLLCDVFEAVFGAIYTDCQYNLDIPREIFNKNFKEIVINDIQQENLPRDYKSLLQIETQRLYGKIPTYKLISSEGPEHDKTFTVECHVEEIKTTGKGKSKKEAEAKAAKEAFKKLKSER; encoded by the coding sequence ATGGAAGAAAGAAATCTATCTGCTGATAATTACGAATCAGTCGGAGAGTTTAAAGATAAAGTAAAACAGCTTGAACAAATTATTGGATATACTTTTAAAGATAAATCCCTACTGCTAGCAGCTATAACTCATAGGTCTTTTGTAGCTGAATATCATAAAAAAATACCAGATTATGAAGTTTTAGAATTTCTTGGAGATGCGGTTATCTCTTTAATCATCAGTGAAATTCTCATTAAACAGTTTCCCCATGCAAGAGAAGGAGAACTTTCTCAGTATAGGTCTGCTATTGTAAGCGAAGCTTACTTGTCAAAATTGGCAAGAAATATATATTTTCAAGATTTCGTTTTGATAAGCAAAGGTGAAAAATCTCAAAAAGGAGCAGAGAGAGAATCGCTCCTTTGTGATGTGTTTGAAGCAGTTTTTGGAGCAATATATACAGACTGTCAGTATAATTTAGATATACCAAGAGAGATATTCAACAAAAATTTTAAAGAAATAGTCATAAATGACATACAGCAGGAAAATCTACCAAGAGATTATAAATCTCTATTACAGATAGAAACCCAAAGACTTTATGGTAAAATACCAACATACAAATTAATCTCATCAGAAGGTCCTGAGCACGATAAAACATTTACAGTAGAATGTCATGTTGAAGAGATAAAAACAACAGGAAAAGGAAAATCTAAGAAAGAAGCAGAGGCAAAGGCAGCAAAAGAAGCTTTTAAAAAACTAAAATCAGAAAGGTAA
- a CDS encoding pyridoxine 5'-phosphate synthase, with the protein MRLGVNIDHIATLREARKTTEPDPIKGALIAIEAGADQITLHLREDRRHIQDEDLFRLKCELKDTNIPINLEMAPTYEMQNIALEALPNNVTLVPEKRQEITTEGGLDVVSMIDYLKDFIKPIKQQGITVSLFIDPDYEQIDASVEVGADAIEIHTGEYANAYGKNVEKELERIKKAAKYAKEKGLKVYAGHGLTYQNVSEIAKIKEIEELNIGHSIIANAVFLGLYEAVKKMKEIILNARKE; encoded by the coding sequence ATGAGACTTGGAGTTAATATAGACCATATAGCGACCCTTAGAGAGGCAAGAAAAACAACAGAGCCAGACCCAATAAAAGGAGCTTTAATAGCCATTGAAGCTGGAGCTGACCAAATAACATTACATCTAAGAGAAGATAGAAGACACATACAAGATGAAGACTTATTTAGATTAAAGTGTGAACTAAAAGACACAAATATCCCTATAAACTTAGAAATGGCGCCAACCTATGAGATGCAAAATATAGCATTAGAAGCACTGCCAAACAACGTCACCTTAGTCCCAGAAAAAAGACAAGAAATTACTACAGAAGGCGGATTAGATGTTGTCTCTATGATAGATTACCTTAAAGATTTTATTAAGCCAATAAAACAGCAAGGTATTACAGTTAGCCTATTCATAGACCCAGACTATGAGCAGATAGACGCATCTGTAGAAGTAGGTGCTGATGCGATAGAGATACATACAGGCGAATACGCAAATGCTTATGGTAAAAATGTAGAAAAGGAACTTGAAAGAATAAAAAAAGCTGCAAAATATGCTAAAGAAAAAGGTTTAAAAGTGTATGCAGGACACGGTCTAACATATCAAAATGTTTCAGAGATAGCAAAGATAAAAGAAATTGAAGAGTTAAACATAGGACATTCTATTATTGCAAATGCCGTATTCTTGGGATTATACGAAGCAGTAAAAAAGATGAAAGAGATAATCTTAAATGCAAGGAAAGAGTGA
- the glmS gene encoding glutamine--fructose-6-phosphate transaminase (isomerizing) has protein sequence MCGIVGYIGHRKAVPVLLHGLQRLEYRGYDSAGIAVLDENKKQIIIEKQVGKVKDLQEYLWGKDINGSIGIAHTRWATHGPPSIENAHPHISKSGTIAVVHNGIIENYASLKEMLINKGYTFKSQTDTEVIAHLIEDLYDGNLLNTVLKVAKQLEGAYAIGVISTLEPDKIIGLRKGSPLIVGLGEGENFIASDIPAILEYTKKFITLDDEEIAVLTKDKVEIYDINGDKKEKKPFTVNWDIAAAEKGGYKHFMLKEIYEQPRTITDTLAGFFSNLDNPVFRQLDKIQNIVIIACGTSYHAGLVGKFWIEKYVKIPVIVDYASEFRYRDFPVSDKTLIIAISQSGETADTRFAAIDARRKGAKVLSIVNVVGSSLSRESDYVLYTYCGPEIGVAATKTFTAQLITLLLFALKSGLESGNITASEFEEYHKKLNHLPVLINEVLKEDKIIEEISYKYHNAKDFLFLGRGLNYPIAFEGALKLKEISYIHAEGYPAGEMKHGPIALIDENLPVVCLAPKDSLYEKMISNIQEVKARKGIVITLTDSEDKEIKELSNEAIKIPSVSDENLYPIVLSVPLQLLAYHIAVILGKDVDQPRNLAKTVTVE, from the coding sequence ATGTGTGGAATTGTTGGTTATATAGGACATAGAAAAGCAGTACCGGTGCTACTTCATGGACTTCAGAGATTAGAGTATAGAGGGTATGATTCTGCAGGTATTGCTGTCTTGGATGAGAATAAAAAACAGATAATTATTGAAAAGCAGGTTGGTAAAGTAAAGGATTTACAAGAGTATTTATGGGGTAAGGATATAAATGGTTCGATTGGTATAGCACACACAAGATGGGCAACCCATGGACCACCATCTATAGAAAACGCCCATCCACATATAAGTAAAAGTGGAACTATAGCAGTAGTTCACAACGGAATAATAGAAAACTACGCTTCATTAAAAGAAATGCTTATAAACAAAGGCTATACTTTTAAATCTCAGACAGACACAGAAGTAATCGCACATCTTATAGAAGATTTATACGATGGAAATCTTTTAAATACTGTTTTAAAAGTGGCAAAACAGCTTGAAGGAGCTTATGCTATTGGAGTTATCTCTACCTTAGAGCCGGATAAAATAATAGGACTAAGAAAGGGTAGCCCCTTAATCGTCGGGCTTGGAGAAGGTGAAAACTTTATAGCTTCCGACATACCAGCCATTTTAGAATACACTAAGAAATTTATTACTCTTGATGATGAAGAAATAGCAGTTTTAACAAAAGATAAAGTAGAAATTTACGATATAAACGGAGATAAAAAAGAAAAAAAGCCATTTACTGTGAACTGGGACATAGCTGCTGCTGAAAAAGGTGGTTATAAACACTTCATGTTAAAAGAAATATACGAACAACCAAGAACAATCACAGATACGCTTGCAGGATTTTTTTCAAACTTAGACAATCCTGTTTTTAGGCAGTTGGATAAAATTCAAAATATTGTGATCATAGCTTGTGGAACATCATACCATGCAGGATTAGTCGGCAAATTCTGGATAGAAAAGTATGTAAAAATACCTGTTATAGTTGATTATGCTTCTGAGTTTAGATACAGAGACTTTCCGGTTTCAGATAAAACATTGATTATAGCAATCAGCCAATCTGGAGAAACGGCAGACACAAGATTTGCAGCAATCGATGCAAGAAGAAAAGGAGCAAAAGTTTTATCTATTGTCAACGTGGTAGGTAGTTCTTTATCAAGAGAAAGTGATTATGTTTTATACACCTACTGCGGTCCGGAGATTGGAGTTGCAGCAACAAAAACTTTTACAGCTCAGCTAATTACATTATTACTTTTTGCTTTAAAATCAGGGCTTGAAAGTGGAAATATAACAGCGTCGGAATTTGAAGAGTATCACAAAAAGTTAAACCATTTACCAGTGCTTATAAACGAAGTTTTAAAAGAAGATAAGATCATAGAAGAAATTTCTTATAAATACCATAATGCTAAGGATTTTCTATTCTTAGGTAGAGGTTTAAATTATCCTATTGCGTTTGAAGGAGCATTAAAACTTAAAGAAATCTCTTACATCCATGCAGAAGGATACCCAGCCGGAGAAATGAAACACGGACCTATTGCACTGATAGACGAAAACCTTCCGGTGGTATGTTTAGCTCCAAAAGATAGCTTATATGAAAAGATGATCTCTAATATTCAAGAAGTAAAAGCAAGAAAAGGTATCGTAATAACCCTTACAGATTCAGAAGATAAAGAGATAAAAGAACTTTCAAATGAAGCTATTAAAATTCCTTCTGTTTCAGATGAAAACCTATATCCAATAGTTTTATCAGTTCCATTGCAATTACTTGCCTACCATATAGCTGTTATACTTGGCAAAGATGTTGACCAACCAAGAAACTTAGCAAAAACTGTTACGGTAGAGTAA
- a CDS encoding pilus assembly protein PilM — MKLDKIKLPSLDRFLPISKKNKVFTGIELDTDYARVSILEKDGEDLIFSIMPFEIQLTGDNEQDGFILRQELERRGLNVKIANFSIPVSAVLIKNLKLPKVSEKEMIDAIEWNIKEDIENLKAETVYDYSIIHEDKDFYDIVVVIAKNKQINRVLEVAENAKIEVDIIEPSAMALLNLAFLQKEKVDKNKEEKNICLIHLDKNDSYLLFSNNNVIIQPIEMNFKLYEMLDPDAKEQEVMRLINEINYFFLTLQEPKIIYTSGLFVKYPEIKAYTQLKFSTRFILEDIDSVLSLNIKYSGNFPIQIYNTSISLAYRGLE, encoded by the coding sequence ATGAAATTGGATAAAATTAAATTACCATCCTTAGATAGGTTTTTACCCATTTCCAAAAAAAACAAAGTGTTTACAGGAATAGAGCTTGATACAGATTATGCAAGAGTGTCAATTTTAGAGAAAGATGGTGAAGATTTAATATTTTCAATTATGCCATTTGAAATACAGCTTACTGGAGATAATGAACAAGATGGATTTATCTTAAGACAGGAACTTGAAAGAAGAGGTTTAAATGTAAAAATTGCCAATTTTAGCATTCCTGTGTCAGCGGTCTTAATTAAAAATTTAAAACTCCCAAAAGTTAGTGAAAAAGAAATGATTGATGCAATAGAATGGAATATTAAAGAAGATATAGAAAACTTAAAAGCTGAAACTGTTTACGATTATTCAATAATACATGAAGATAAAGATTTTTATGATATTGTAGTTGTCATTGCGAAAAATAAACAAATAAATCGAGTATTAGAAGTCGCGGAAAATGCTAAGATCGAAGTTGATATAATAGAACCATCAGCAATGGCATTATTAAACTTGGCATTTTTACAAAAAGAAAAGGTTGATAAGAACAAGGAAGAAAAAAATATCTGTTTGATCCATCTTGATAAAAATGATTCTTATTTGTTATTTTCTAACAATAATGTAATAATACAACCAATAGAAATGAATTTTAAACTTTACGAAATGCTCGATCCAGACGCAAAAGAGCAAGAAGTTATGAGATTAATAAATGAGATAAATTATTTCTTCCTTACATTACAAGAACCAAAAATAATATATACTTCAGGATTGTTTGTAAAGTATCCAGAAATAAAAGCATATACACAGTTAAAATTTAGTACAAGGTTTATTCTTGAAGATATTGATTCAGTTCTTTCATTAAACATAAAATATAGTGGTAATTTTCCGATACAAATTTATAATACATCAATAAGCTTAGCATATAGAGGGTTAGAATGA
- a CDS encoding PilN domain-containing protein, with translation MIKINLNPGKKKRGSAVAIPSISLKYLKLENVNKFLVILLPVILIVSLLFYYFYLELQINSLYQRKTELVAEKEKLKAIENKINQLKKAIAEQEKQKDKLELRFKTFQYLADSRKSLTPKLNSVVLPIPDGLWLESVEISKDSGKITGNSLKPELIARYYKSLSSSYKDIVFNATEKKTSPANIIFYNFTLELKNQTAEKREGV, from the coding sequence ATGATAAAAATAAACCTAAATCCAGGAAAGAAAAAAAGAGGATCGGCTGTAGCCATACCATCTATTAGTCTAAAATACTTAAAATTGGAAAATGTAAATAAATTTCTCGTAATCTTACTACCGGTTATTTTAATAGTGAGTTTATTATTTTATTACTTTTACTTAGAATTGCAAATTAATAGCCTGTATCAAAGAAAAACAGAACTTGTCGCAGAAAAAGAAAAATTAAAGGCTATAGAAAACAAAATAAACCAACTAAAAAAAGCAATAGCCGAGCAAGAGAAACAAAAAGATAAGTTAGAGTTAAGATTTAAAACTTTTCAATATTTAGCAGATTCAAGAAAATCTTTAACACCAAAATTGAATAGTGTTGTTTTACCAATACCTGATGGATTATGGCTTGAATCTGTTGAAATATCAAAAGACTCCGGAAAAATTACTGGAAATTCTCTCAAGCCAGAACTTATAGCAAGATACTATAAATCTCTTAGCAGTTCTTATAAAGATATCGTCTTTAATGCAACAGAGAAGAAAACGTCACCAGCAAATATTATTTTCTATAATTTTACACTCGAACTTAAAAATCAAACTGCAGAAAAAAGAGAGGGAGTATAA